GAAGGAAATTGTGAGCTGGGTTGGTGAAAATTATGAACATTGGCGAAAAGAATCGAGAGTATTGAGTTGCATGTGGTTTAGCCAACACTACCTTTACCACCAACGAAAactcatttaaaaattttttgttctaGAATATTCTGCACCGTTCTTTTTGGCTGATCCGCCATGGCTACTGCTTCTGTTTCTCTTTCAACTGCGTTTTCGAATATTCTGTCAAAGTCTAAAACAAGTTTCGGTGTTTttgaacaattaattaattatagttaataaaattattttagcaattactaatttttcataacatattattataattaataaaattactttaaaattttttagattgtattactataattaataaaattcccagaaatataagtaattaatttaataaaattaatctaaaaaatactattttttatagCATATTACTATactctaaataattaataaatttttatgacatattactataattaataaaattaatctaacaattattaatttttcatatcatattattatgattaataaaattactttaaaattataataatttctcatattatattattatagttAATAAAACTACTAAAAAGATAACTAATTTCCTAAATCATATTACTATAACCtataaagttattttaaaaaattactaatttcacATAACATCTTATTatataatgaataaaattatTCTCTATATCAtttaactataattaataaaattaacgtAACAAATCACTAATGTTCAATATATATAcattactaaaataaattaagttactttataaattactaatttaaaatttagagtttaaaatttagggtttaggttttcttttcttcttcttatcctcGATATATTCCATCTTATTATTTGAACGTTAGAACTTTCtacatatattttctttttattttcgatttATTTCACAAGTCAATAATAATACCtatcaattatttaataaaattaatttaaaaaatactaatttcatattctatataattaataattttttatgacatattactataattaataaaattaatttaacataataattaatttctcatatcgtattaacataattaataagattattttaaaaaaaatttaatttcttagattatattattataattaataaaattactaaagaaataactaatttcctaaattatattactaaaacctataaaattattctaaaaaattattaattttatataactatcttattaagattaataaaattattctccATATCATTTAACTatagttaataaaattaatataacaaaattattaatttttaatatatatatataattaatcaaattactctaaaaattactaatttagagTTTAAGATTCAGGGTTTATAAGATATTTATCTGTGTGTAATATGagacatcttcttcttcatattatttttttgaatttttttatgtgtACTCTCTGTACTCTTTATATACTCTCTATCTATACTAACTTCTACAGTATCTTACTATAATTAATACTctgtataattaataatttttcgtAACATATTACTAtagttaataaaactaatttaacaaaattgttaatttttcatatcatattaatataattaataacattattttaaaaatttactaatttctcgaatcatattactttaattaataaaattattaaaaaataactaatttcctatattatattattatactacataaaattattctaaaaaattactaatttcacATGACatcttactataattaataaaattattctcgATATCAtttaactataattaataaaattaacgtAACAAAATCACTAATTTTCAACATATATAttgctataattaattaagttactcaaaatattattaatttctcataatatcttaccttaaaaaaatatatattttatatatttaaatattactcTTATCTTATATATACAAATAtcactcttattttatttttattttttatctttcttttattagattttcttaataaaacaaaataatttttagaaaatattaaaaatattttaattgataaaattaaaatattatatggatatttataaaaattttcaaatattagtttgactataacaaaatatatttggAAGTTTCGAGTTGGGAGCTCGTGATTTGGGTTTTGGGGTTTTAGAATTGGAGTTTGgcgttaaaatttttattaattttttttttcaatctctTAAGTGAGTatgaaaaaattatgtcatttgaggcCTAGTTCATTGATCATTTTTTttttgacttttttatttttataaactaaataaaatacaaatattcTATAGTTAAAAATAGACAAAGTTCATATGTAAAATAATATGAATATGGTTATTTGTATTGGTTTTGCACAtgcatttcaaattttaaattattattttttaatttaaaaattttatagtgttatttttttaaattttatatcattattttaatttatattttatataattaataaattttcatgacatattactgtaattaataaaattaatttaacgtaataattaatttctcatattatattagtataattaataagattattttaaaaaaaattttaatttctaagattatattactataattaataaaattactataaaaataactaattttttaaatcatcTAAAAAAGTACTAATTTCACATTAcatcttattataattaataaaattattcttcATATCATTTAACTATAGTtagtaaaattaatataaaaaaattactaattttatatatatatatatatatatatatatatatatatataatattaatcaaattaatctaaaaattattaatttagagtttaggATTCAGGATTTATGAGATTTTTATTTGTGTAATATgagacttcttctttttcatgttATCTTCTTGAATTTTTGTGTGTACTCTTTGTTTTTTCTGTATACTCTCTATCTATACTAGCTTTTATAGTATCTTACTATAATTaatactctatataattaataatttttcattaCATATTACTATAGTTGATGaaattaatttaacataattattaatttcttatatcatattaatatgattaataaaattactttaaaaatttactaatttctcaGATCTATtactataatttattaaattattaaaaaagaactaattttctaaattatattactataatttataaatttattctaaaaaattactaattttacatgacatcttactataattaataaaattatttttgatattatttaactataattaataaaattaacgtatcaaaatcactaatttttaatatattttactataattaattaaattattccaaatattactaatttttagaatatcttattttaaaagaaaattgaactgAATTATTTAACTCATAATAATTGGTttagaatatataattaatttttgttggtGACTCGAAtatagaattaatttaaaatgtaaaatttatttattatttattttttctttttataaaatgTTTCATCTTTCTCAAAACTCCAACAAATAATGACCAATTGATAAATCTAACCAACCTCATTTTTTCGCTTTTgtttaaccaaaaataaaaaatcgtaAATTGTAATAATCCAGAAGATCTTGTTGTGAAACTCACGCTCTCTATAAAGTTGTTGTGGAGTCCAAAGTTTCACTGAGTCCAGAAGAAAGATGCCGGAGAAAACGGTGCCAAAGCCGCCATGGCCGATTAGAGAGGAGAAGGAGTTGATGGCGCGACGAAAGAGTGAGTAATAGATGCAGTGGAGAGGTTTGGAGTCGTCGCCGGCGGTGAAGATAGTGAAAGACGCAGTGCGCTTGCAACAGCGGAGGTAGAAGAGGAAGTCAAAGGAACGACGAAGAGGAGGAAGGCATCTGCCCTGTGTACACGCGACAGCATCTCCCTCCTAATCTCATCCCTACCATACCGTAATCCTCCTCGTCGGGGGCATCTGCGCCATGGTTGTTGTTGAGGCGTTGCTGCACACCTGAAGTATTGTCGTCTGTCGCGGTTGCGGGCGTTGGGGATGCAGTCATCGGAGGTGAAGAACTGTGTACACGCTGTGCTTTCATCGGAGTTGAAGTACGATCCTCTTCCACTTTGGTTTGATGCTCCTACTCCGGCGTTTAATAATTTGCaaaataatacaataaaaaatattttattcaataaaatttttatcaattttgaattaattaaaatatctaattttttatttttttatataataccacaaaatattttaaatttaacaacaaTAACCATCATAAAAGTAATATTTATAAAGTTACACATTGACAcaaaaattgtataaaatattaattagccAATCATATGAAACTAGGTTCAGAAAGATCTTTACCGTTAAATTAAAAAACTTACAATAATCTAATGGTTTCACATTAAAAATGCTCACCGGTCAGCCAAATCATTTTTTGGCACTTCAATGTGCAAACACGTTTGACATATTAAAACTATTACATTATAAATGCACTCAATTTTAcatctttaataattaatttgagttaATCGAGTATTATTCAACTTATTCGTCCACCTAAATAAATATTAGAAGTTTGAATTCTATATTGTAAATTTAGCAATTTCGTTTACAATATTCTTATATGATTTTCGTTTTTAGGTTCCTGGAAGATCAGGCAATGAAATCAAGTGTTTTTGTGAGACAAGAATGAAGAAGCGCCCAAGAGAATGGTTAGCAGAAGATCCTCCACAAATGCTTCAACAAGTTCTTCATAAGCTTCATCATCGTCATTTAATTCGGTCTTAGCTTCATGTTACCCTAAAAATGATCTCAGTAGTGTTGAACCGCCGCCAAATATTTCTGCTGCAAATCCTCCACAAAATCATAATAAGAAACAACCTAATcaaactttttcttcttcttacacCAATAATAATGCAAGCTTTATATTGCCATTAACCCCTATGTCTCCTTGTTATAGAGCATCATCAACATGGTCATTACCTCAATGTAAAAGTGGTGGTTTATTGAATGATGTGGTGATGGAGGGTAATGATCTTTGTCccaagggaaagtcaaacaaggaTGCACCCATTGTTATTGGTAAGGAGGAAGAAGAATTAGCTGATAAAAGGAAAATTATTGAAGAGCCACCATTGCCACCAATTGGAACCAGTAAAGAGGAAGAAACAGCCACCATTATTGCAACTCAAAGCTCTTCTCATCAATTGATTTCAACAGGTGAAATTAAACTAACTTAATTATGTTTTCACgagtttgattattattattgataattcATGATTGTGTGTTATATTGTATACAGAGAAGAATGATAATGGAGGTTGCAACAATAACAAGGAGGCACTGAATAATTCCATGCACCAACAAGTGGACAATGAATTGCTTAACATACTTAAAAATACTCCACTGGCTATATTTGCCAGTGCATAAGTGGTACAAAGTTGATGATGACAAGTACTTCcctcatgatgatgatggagatTGGAATGTTGGTAACTTATGGAATTTTGATTCATTGTAATAACTAAAGAAATCGTAGATGTGTTCATTCATATATTTAGaacaattaaaaatccaatatgCTATGTTAGGATTATAAGTTAGGGAAGCAGAAGAACACATTGCAATTTGAAACTGTGCAGGTTAGGGCAATTAAATTTATTGAGTTTTTTTTAGGTGTCTTtaacataatatttattataaaatatggtttagacattttaaatttgagagactaaaatgataaaaattataaatttaaaaaatcattttaaaaatttaatcggtatttaaacaaattttgtttTGTAAATATTCTGCGAGTTCCTGTGTACTTCAATCCCCAccttatctttatttatttgtggGACGAGTCTCTGTCTTCATAAAAATTTTGCAGGTTTTATTAGCTTTTTCGTCGCTGATATGAATTTTTTGGACATCTCTAAGTAAAATATTCATGTTTAAAACTTTGTCATTAATAAAGTAAGAAGAATATATATATGgtgaaactcaggtgcagtcgacttcacgtgaaattgatagttaagagtcgttagatgaaaatttagtcaaatcagtcaaatcatctaacgactcctagttattaacttcacgtgaagtcaactgcacctgagttttcacatatatatatatatatatatatatatatatatatatatatatatatatataaattcaaaAACTGAACACacgattaatttaaaaatgattttattatgaaaataataatttgcGTTGCATATTTTAATAttgcaaaaataaaaagttaagtaCTTTGCTTATTATGGATATAAAAGTGGGCGGTGGCTCCTGTGCGATACAACTAAAAGTCTGATGAAATTAGTTTGAACTTAAAGTCTctttttatttaaagattttaagttggaattttatttgCTATAACTcatctaaaaaatttttaatgtgttGTAGTACCTaagatgaaaacaaaatcaataaGTGTAATTCATTAACCTAAAATGGATTTGCGGATTAATCAATCTaacttttttcgaaaatcataaaattaattaaaattaatttaagagTTAAATACTTTATTTGTCTTTAAGGttttgggtcaaaatcaaaattgttttcgacattttttttattattaaaatcatttttaacgttacaaaatattataaaatcatccttttatccataaataatatttttcagacgattttgcccttaaagatgccaatagagaaaaaaaacaaaagaattttggcGACTAAAGTATGGTGTTGTATGAGAAAGCGGAGAAGATGTAATTGATCCAACAACTTTTGCCATGAGAGGTATTCTCGCCGCCAACGGCCAAATCGTGTATCTGCGGTTAATTTGGTCAAATAATAATTTgttattttctagattttttggATCTCAGCCAAATTTctgctccttcttctctctttttttctcttctgtatcttttttcattgatttactttttctttatttttattgttgttattgattttgGGTATAGTTAAAGTTAGATTTGTGATGATTTTTTTTACAGTAAAAGAAGAAAGGACTAAGGCATAGGTGTGATAGAGGTGGGAGGAGTGTTGAGGATGGAGAGTAAATGGTAGAgacaaaaaagagagagagagagaattttatgtgatttttatgtgaaaagaataattttaaaatgatttttaacgTTGAGCGATGATGATATTAATAAGAAAAGGTTGAAgacgattttaattttaactctaaatattaaggtaaaaaaaatacttaacccttaatttaataaaaataatagataaaatattagttattattcaagcacaaataaaaaatacttaaattataatataactttttataattttttaaattcccAATATTAATAAAATTGTCTATTAGAATATCGTTTTTAAATTActgtaaagaataaaataaattatctaaaatgtgtcacataatttggaggatatatatatatataataaaaaaataaaagaggtaTGTTTAGatatcacaactagaaaatggataaaTACAGACAGAttgagtctttattacagacgaatttttggttaccgacgaaattaccaacggattttgtccctctgtaaaagccccgtcgaaaattatttaccgacggattttttcccgtcagaaaattaccgacggatttttacgatttaccgacggattttccctctgtaaattctccctCCATTTCCTGAAGGCGACAAACTTACAGATggattttccatctgtaattacagacggattttcagacgAATTTTTTATCTGTAATTACAGGtagattttcagacggattttccgtctgtaattacaggcgaattttccgacagattttctgtctgtaatttacaGACAGGTTTTCCgacgaattttctgtctgtaaattaaactttggaaaatcatgattacagacaaaaaatccgtctgtaaatccgtctgtaaggtaaaatagaattttttttactttttctaattacaaaataaacttattttcatacaaaataaatataaatttaatacaaatttttatctaatttatatatgaaatatttataatatttcaaaatataaacaaattcatcgtattatcaaactaaaagaaaagtattataaacaagtaagtcaatataattcaaaacataaacaaaatatattgatcatcaattataataataagtaacaacCATACATCAAAGTGTGTTGATACATTaactataattcaaaacataaactcaATGTATTGTTCAACTATACTAAGTCCTACTCCACTTTTGTTGAAAGCTAGAGATTCCTCAAATATGATGCCTACATATCCTATTACAAATAGTAATGCCATGGCAAGATCCTGCAGTCATGGTCACAGACTTGTAAACATATTCCCAAATGCAAACACTTCATGTTGAAATATACACAAGTGAATTTCAACTAAGAGGACATTGATAGACCTGATTTGCAGCCACCCAAGAATGGTTAATTGCCACTGCCCCAGTTGCAGCTGCTGCAAATACCGCAACAGCTTTGAGCAAATCAGTCTTGGGCTTATAACTGTCCTCAAAATCTTGTGAGCTTGTTTCATGGAGTGAACATAGGGGATCACAGTTTCAGATTCAGTTGGTAAGTCCTGAAAATATTTATACGTGAAGTATGAGTTAAGCACTAAGCTATAAGCAGCAGATATGTAACTTTGCCACATATACAgaggtttatattttatttttatttttaagtggaGTTGATATCATTAGGTTCAAATTCAACAAACTTTCCAGAAATTTTGAATCTTGCATTGGTTTTTGAGGTGCCCTTGACTCAAAATATGCAAATCAGTATCGAATATACAAATTCACAAACTTTGCTATAAATGGGTATCCATAAGAACCAGGATCTGCTGCTGGGAAGAAGCGGAGGAACCTCTGGCCTTATCTTCTGCACGCGCCAAGACATGATTACGGAGCAAGCTGGGCCCTCTGATTCTACAGAGAGAGGGGGGCGAGGATTGAAGAGAGTGAAGGCGATATCTCTATGAAGGCAGTTATTTCAAGCAAATGTTCAAACTACTCAAAATTAACCAACTTATAATTCATTTCATGTTCATGAGTTGAACTGAAACATCAGTCAAGTTTGAAAATGACAAAGTATAACTTGATGACTAGAGTCATTCATTACCTGAACTAAGAATCTAATCAACTACGTCCAGTTTATGTCCTTGAGTTGCACTGGCATATCAGTCAGAATGGCTCAAGCATCAGTTTAAGAAAAGTAGAgttcttttttgtttgaaaatttaACGTATGAAAGCTGAGGGTATTTCCATAACACCAGATATTAACATACACAAGATTAACAAAATGTTTAGACAACACGTCTTGAAATCTCACCTTGCTAGGCATTATCcagaaataaatttcaaaatgatGCAGATGGAGTTGAGAAGTATGAGAGGAACTTTTAGGTATTGAGTTGCGTAAATAAGACCTATGAGCTCGCCTTTGAAATATTTTGTCCTGCCACTTGAAAAATCAGATAAGCCCCATCCTTTAGGTGCCAGAAATCGGTCCTTCTGAGGCAGTGGGGTggtactgaaaaaaaaaatctttcaagtgATTACAACACAAGCAATGAATATTTGCCTCAACATGAACAACATAAAGCTAAAAATATACAAACCTGAAAAATGACAATAGCTGCTTAAACGCATCTTCTAGTTTAGAGATATCTTCAGcaatcaaattattttcattgaatACAATGGAATCACTAACTGTAAAGTCCATTCTACTGCCAAAAAACTCAATGCTGCTTCTCAGTCTCCCACTTCCTTCATAAAAGAAGTCCCTTAGCTTTCTTCTAGTTAACTCAGTTTTTAAGTTCAGTGGCTATGAACATTATTCCACTGCTCGTCTTCAAAAGCTCAGCTAAATAGAATCATTTTGCCCTGCCATTCATCCACTCACGTTTGTCATTGTTAAAGATTTAATTTGTCAGAACTTGCAAACTTAAAGCTTTGTGAGCTTCAGTTTGAGGGACATGATATCAAATTCAGCTGTGGCTTCTAATTAAATTGATTGTTCACTTGAAGATAAATGGCAGAAGAATATAGAAACTTACTTGGCTACCCTTCTGTACAAGGCTGGCAATATCTTTCAAGATTGGCTTAGCAAGGCACTCTAATCGGCGAATTCCTCAGTAGAATCAAGTTccctctccttttcatcattcagCTGCAATGGTAGAGTGCCACACACATCTGATTCCAGAGGCATAGAATCCAAGTCAGAAGCCGAACCGGTTGCACTTTCAGTTCTAGCTAAGGGCAGCTTCCTAACAGCACTAAGTATCCTTGTGACTTTGAGCAAGGTCTCTTCGGTATCTCTTGAAGTCTGAGCCGGCACATCGAACCTAAAGAAACGTTCTAGAGACACCAATTTGGCAAGTTCATCTTGGTACTGAAATTCATGTCCTTCCCGAACCTGTTTCATGAATTAAAGGGAAAATCATACTAGTCTAGAAACAATAACAGGGCCAGAGCTTATATGACAGAGCTTAATTGAAGATGGTGACAGGATAATTTTGACTAACCAAAAATGCAGTCTCATTATACGACCTTAGAACAGTAACCACAGCCAAATCAACGATCATCAACGACTCCAGGAGCCTCCAATTTTCCAGATTCAGGCCAAATCAAATGCAGAATTTTCACTACTCAGTAACAATTCAGCAAAGCTAGCAGCAGAAAATTCAATAATCATATATCTCCAATTTTGGAATTCAGATTCAGAATATAAAATTGCAGAATTAGAGTCTACAACATCAAAAGCTTCAGAATCAGCAAGGAATCCAAAACTTACAGAAGAAGTTCACAtcaaaggagaagaaggagactcatcagatttcattttacattttaaCCTCAACAACAAACAAAATCAACAGAGCTGGCAGATCGAGCAATAATTCAGCATTCATCTTTGTCTATTTATgcagaaaacgaagaagaagcaatagatttggctgaagaagaagaattagctttcaattttgaatttcaacCAGTATAATCAAGAGCAATTTCAGTTCGAGCAGGATTCCAAAATTCAATTCCAAAAACTGCAATCAAAATTACCTCTCATTCCAGAACACACAAGAGAAGAACACC
This region of Arachis hypogaea cultivar Tifrunner chromosome 8, arahy.Tifrunner.gnm2.J5K5, whole genome shotgun sequence genomic DNA includes:
- the LOC112706997 gene encoding uncharacterized protein isoform X2 is translated as MSWRVQKIRPEVPPLLPSSRSWFLWIPIYSKDLPTESETVIPYVHSMKQAHKILRTVISPRLICSKLLRYLQQLQLGQWQLTILGWLQIRILPWHYYL
- the LOC112706997 gene encoding uncharacterized protein isoform X1; amino-acid sequence: MIVDLAVVTVLRSYNETAFLVREGHEFQYQDELAKLVSLERFFRFDVPAQTSRDTEETLLKVTRILSAVRKLPLARTESATGSASDLDSMPLESDVCGTLPLQLNDEKERELDSTEEFAD